A section of the Aminiphilus circumscriptus DSM 16581 genome encodes:
- the ftcD gene encoding glutamate formimidoyltransferase has product MRKVLLCELNISEGTDSEKIGAITAALEDVSGLVVLDINSNSDHNRTVYTFMGAPEDVLEGAKRVTDAALARIDMTVHKGSHPRMGAVDVVPFVPIRNVSEAEALGIARAYGSFLGGRGVPVYYYEDAATKPERKVLVTIRKGQYEGFAEKMRDPAWIPDEGPAVFPPKWGATVTGVRFSLVAFNVNLRTEDLNVAKAIAKAVRFSSGGFHSVRAIALPLEENHQVQVSMNLVNYRMTSIPVVFETVKALAESYGVAVGGAELVGPVPLDALKDVVTHYLRVHDFNMEQIIEAKLID; this is encoded by the coding sequence ATGAGAAAAGTTCTTCTTTGCGAGTTGAACATCAGCGAAGGAACCGACTCGGAAAAAATCGGCGCCATCACGGCGGCTCTGGAGGATGTTTCCGGGCTTGTCGTGCTCGACATCAATTCCAACAGCGATCACAACCGGACCGTCTACACCTTCATGGGGGCTCCGGAGGATGTTCTCGAGGGCGCGAAGCGGGTGACCGATGCGGCTCTTGCCCGAATCGACATGACGGTTCACAAGGGAAGCCACCCCAGAATGGGAGCGGTGGATGTAGTTCCTTTCGTCCCGATACGGAATGTTTCGGAGGCGGAGGCGCTCGGTATCGCCCGGGCGTACGGATCGTTTCTCGGTGGGAGGGGAGTTCCTGTCTATTACTACGAGGACGCAGCCACGAAACCGGAACGGAAGGTGCTCGTCACAATCCGGAAAGGACAGTACGAAGGGTTTGCCGAAAAGATGAGGGATCCCGCCTGGATTCCCGACGAAGGTCCTGCGGTGTTTCCTCCCAAATGGGGAGCGACGGTGACGGGGGTCCGTTTCTCTCTGGTGGCCTTCAATGTGAACTTGAGAACCGAGGACCTGAATGTCGCGAAGGCGATCGCCAAAGCGGTTCGCTTCAGCAGTGGGGGTTTCCATTCCGTGAGAGCCATCGCGCTTCCTCTGGAAGAGAACCACCAGGTACAGGTATCGATGAATCTCGTCAATTACCGGATGACCTCCATTCCCGTCGTCTTCGAAACGGTGAAAGCTCTGGCGGAATCCTACGGTGTCGCCGTCGGCGGAGCCGAACTTGTCGGTCCCGTTCCCCTGGACGCACTCAAGGATGTCGTCACCCATTATCTTCGGGTCCACGATTTCAATATGGAACAGATCATTGAGGCGAAGCTGATCGACTAG